From a single Miscanthus floridulus cultivar M001 chromosome 8, ASM1932011v1, whole genome shotgun sequence genomic region:
- the LOC136476832 gene encoding oligopeptide transporter 1-like, giving the protein MEPAEPQQVELSHLEGRRRNTSSRPGTNGGSARTDDDDSAEKEEVDDCPIEEVRLTVPITDDPALPALTFRTWFLGLLSCALLAFSNQFFGYRQNPLYISSLSVQIVVLPLGKFMAACLPSKTVRIMGWSFSLNPGPFNLKEHVLITIFANTGSNSVYAVGIITIVKAFYHREIHPLAAMLLTQTTQLMGYGWAGLFRKFLVDSPYMWWPANLVQVSLFRALHEKEKRPRGGTTRLQFFLTVLAASFAYYIVPNYLFPTISTISVVCLVWKNSVTAQQIGSGVYGLGVGAFGLDWATVAGFLGTPLSTPAFAIVNIMAGFFLIVYVIVPLAYWSDAYGARRFPIISSHVFMANGSRYDVNRVLDPNTFQFSQAGYDGAGQIHLSIFFAFTYGLSFATLAATLSHVALYHGKSIWEQTKATVRAAGGDVHARLMRRNYAAVPQWWFQVMLVIVLGLSLFTCEGFGRQLQLPYWGVLLAAGIAFFFTLPIGIITATTNQQPGLNVVTELIIGYLYPGRPLANVAFKTYGYISMSQAIMFLQDFKLGHYMKIPPRSMFAVQLVGTVLASSVYFATSWWLLESVPNICDPTKLPEGSPWTCPGDDVFFNASIIWGVVGPLRMFGRLGLYSKMNYFFLAGALAPVPFWALARAFPDSAWAPWLRLVNMPVLLGATGMMPPARSVNYLMWGAVGLAFNYVVYRRYKAWWARHNYVLSAGLDAGVAFMGIVSYAVLQSRGINGVDWWGLQVDDHCALARCPTAPGVSAPGCPVH; this is encoded by the exons ATGGAGCCGGCGGAGCCTCAGCAAGTGGAGCTCAGCCACCTGGAAGGCCGCCGACGGAATACCAGCAGCAGGCCAGGCACCAATGGTGGAAGTGCAAGAACCG ACGACGATGATTCTGCAGAGAAAGAGGAGGTAGACGACTGCCCGATCGAGGAGGTCCGGCTGACGGTGCCGATCACTGACGACCCGGCATTGCCGGCGCTGACGTTCAGGACCTGGTTCCTGGGGCTCCTCTCCTGCGCGCTGCTGGCCTTCTCCAACCAGTTCTTCGGGTACCGTCAGAACCCGCTGTACATCTCCTCCCTGTCGGTGCAGATCGTGGTGCTGCCGCTCGGCAAGTTCATGGCGGCGTGCCTCCCCAGCAAGACCGTCCGGATCATGGGGTGGTCCTTCTCCCTCAACCCGGGGCCTTTCAACCTCAAGGAGCACGTGCTCATCACCATCTTCGCCAACACCGGCTCCAACTCCGTCTACGCCGTCGGCATCATCACCATCGTCAAGGCGTTCTACCACCGGGAGATCCACCCGCTGGCCGCCATGCTGCTCACCCAGACCACGCAGCTGATGGGGTACGGCTGGGCGGGCCTCTTCAGGAAGTTCCTCGTCGACTCGCCCTACATGTGGTGGCCGGCGAACCTGGTGCAGGTCTCCCTCTTCCGGGCGCTGCACGAGAAGGAGAAGAGGCCCCGGGGAGGCACCACGAGGCTGCAGTTCTTCCTCACCGTGCTCGCCGCCAGCTTCGCCTACTACATTGTGCCCAACTACCTGTTCCcgaccatctccaccatctcggTGGTGTGCCTCGTCTGGAAGAACTCGGTGACGGCGCAGCAGATCGGGTCCGGCGTGTACGGCCTCGGCGTCGGCGCGTTCGGCCTGGACTGGGCCACCGTGGCCGGGTTCCTTGGCACGCCGCTGTCGACGCCGGCGTTCGCCATCGTCAACATCATGGCCGGCTTCTTCCTCATCGTCTACGTGATCGTTCCCCTCGCCTACTGGAGCGACGCGTACGGCGCCAGGCGGTTCCCCATCATCTCCTCCCACGTGTTCATGGCCAACGGCAGCCGGTACGACGTGAACCGGGTGCTGGACCCCAACACGTTCCAGTTCAGCCAGGCCGGCTACGACGGGGCCGGCCAGATCCACCTCAGCATCTTCTTCGCCTTCACCTACGGCCTCAGCTTCGCGACGCTGGCGGCCACGCTGTCCCACGTCGCGCTCTACCACGGCAAGTCGATATGGGAGCAGACCAAGGCGACGGTGCGTGCCGCCGGCGGCGACGTGCACGCCCGGCTGATGAGGAGGAACTACGCCGCCGTGCCGCAGTGGTGGTTCCAGGTGATGCTGGTAATCGTGCTCGGCCTCTCGCTCTTCACCTGCGAGGGCTTCGGCCGCCAGCTCCAGCTCCCGTACTGGGGTGTCCTCCTCGCCGCCGGCATCGCCTTCTTCTTCACGCTCCCCATCGGCATCATCACGGCCACCACCAACCAGCAGCCGGGGCTCAACGTCGTGACGGAGCTCATCATCGGCTACCTCTACCCGGGTCGACCGCTCGCCAACGTGGCGTTCAAGACGTACGGCTACATCAGCATGTCGCAGGCCATCATGTTCCTGCAGGACTTCAAGCTGGGCCACTACATGAAGATTCCGCCGCGCTCCATGTTCGCCGTGCAGCTCGTCGGCACCGTGCTAGCGTCGTCGGTCTACTTCGCCACGTCGTGGTGGCTGCTGGAGAGTGTGCCCAACATCTGCGACCCGACGAAGCTGCCGGAGGGGAGCCCCTGGACGTGCCCCGGCGACGACGTCTTCTTCAACGCGTCCATCATCTGGGGCGTCGTGGGACCGCTGCGGATGTTCGGCCGCCTCGGCCTGTACTCCAAGATGAACTACTTCTTCCTCGCCGGCGCGCTGGCACCGGTGCCGTTCTGGGCGCTGGCGCGCGCGTTCCCAGACAGCGCCTGGGCGCCGTGGCTCCGCCTCGTCAACATGCCCGTGCTGCTGGGCGCCACGGGGATGATGCCGCCGGCGCGCTCCGTCAACTACCTCATGTGGGGCGCCGTCGGCCTCGCCTTCAACTACGTCGTCTACCGGCGGTACAAGGCCTGGTGGGCGCGGCACAACTACGTGCTCTCCGCGGGCCTCGACGCCGGCGTCGCCTTCATGGGCATCGTCTCCTACGCCGTGCTGCAGTCCAGAGGCATCAATGGCGTCGACTGGTGGGGGCTGCAGGTCGACGACCACTGCGCGCTAGCGAGGTGCCCCACGGCGCCGGGAGTCAGTGCACCCGGCTGCCCTGTTCACTAG
- the LOC136476834 gene encoding heterogeneous nuclear ribonucleoprotein 1-like isoform X1: protein MGKAEARSRGRGGGGGGGGGSSGGSSGNPGKIFVGGLPRDTTDATFVRHFGQYGEIVDSVIMKDRYTSQPRGFGFITYSNPAVVDKVIEDKHVINGKQVEIKRTIPKGSLQSSSKDFKTKKIFVGGLPSTLTEDDFKSFFARYGTVVDHQIMFDHETKRSRGFGFIVFASEQVVDDLLANGNMIDLAGSKVEIKKAEPKKSSNPPPPPPVHGRNARSVYDSGSRDHPSADNYDGMANAYGNYRGGGFGPYRSDTGFGARLGNYGGIGDFGGAYGRYYAGLGGYGAASSFGYPGRFGLYGGGFGGAYAGGDLSAYRRGGADESFSAPGNSGFGGDADESFGGPGSSGFSGTAYGGAYEYDPTLGGYGSASTPDTKRGSFTGGYGRYHPYG from the exons ATGGGGAAGGCGGAGGCGAGGTCAagggggcgcggcggcggcggtggtggcggcggcggcagcagcggcggcagcagcggcaatCCGGG GAAAATCTTCGTCGGAGGGCTCCCGCGGGACACCACTGATG CTACATTTGTCAGGCATTTTGGACAATATGGAGAAATAGTTGATTCAGTGATAATGAAGGATAGGTACACATCTCAGCCAAGGGGTTTTGGCTTCATTACATACTCTAACCCTGCTGTTGTTGATAAAGTGATAGAGGACAAGCATGTTATCAATGGAAAGCAA GTTGAGATTAAGAGAACCATACCAAAAGGTTCTCTGCAGTCTAGCTCCAAGGATTTCAAGACTAAAAAGATATTTGTTGGTGGGCTTCCCTCAACACTAACAGAAG ACGATTTCAAGAGTTTCTTTGCAAGATATGGGACTGTGGTAGACCACCAGATTATGTTTGATCATGAGACCAAACGTTCTCGAGGCTTTGGATTTATAGTTTTTGCTTCTGAGCAAGTTGTAGATGATTTGTTAGCAAATGGAAATATGATTGACCTTGCTGGTTCAAAG GTGGAGATCAAGAAAGCAGAACCAAAGAAATCCTccaatccaccaccaccaccaccagtgcaTGGTAGAAATGCTAGGTCAGTATATGATAGTGGCTCTAGGGACCACCCTTCTGCTGACAACTATGATGGAATGGCCAATGCTTATGGAAATTACAGGGGTGGTGGATTTGGTCCTTATAGGAGCGACACAGGTTTCGGTGCTAGGCTCGGCAACTATGGTGGGATAGGTGATTTTGGTGGTGCATATGGTCGTTACTATGCAGGATTAGGGGGCTACGGAGCCGCGTCTTCGTTTGGTTATCCCGGTCGCTTTGGGTTATATGGAGGAGGTTTTGGTGGAGCTTATGCTGGTGGTGACTTAAGTGCCTATAGACGCGGTGGTGCTGATGAGAGCTTCAGTGCCCCTGGTAATTCTGGGTTTGGTGGTGATGCTGATGAGAGCTTTGGTGGCCCTGGTAGTTCTGGCTTTAGTGGCACCGCCTACGGTGGGGCATATGAATATGATCCTACGCTAGGTGGTTATGGATCTGCTAGCACACCTGACACGAAAAGGGGAAGCTTCACTGGTGGATATGGACGATATCACCCGTATGGATGA
- the LOC136476834 gene encoding heterogeneous nuclear ribonucleoprotein 1-like isoform X2: MGKAEARSRGRGGGGGGGGGSSGGSSGNPGKIFVGGLPRDTTDATFVRHFGQYGEIVDSVIMKDRYTSQPRGFGFITYSNPAVVDKVIEDKHVINGKQVEIKRTIPKGSLQSSSKDFKTKKIFVGGLPSTLTEDDFKSFFARYGTVVDHQIMFDHETKRSRGFGFIVFASEQVVDDLLANGNMIDLAGSKVEIKKAEPKKSSNPPPPPPVHGRNARGGGFGPYRSDTGFGARLGNYGGIGDFGGAYGRYYAGLGGYGAASSFGYPGRFGLYGGGFGGAYAGGDLSAYRRGGADESFSAPGNSGFGGDADESFGGPGSSGFSGTAYGGAYEYDPTLGGYGSASTPDTKRGSFTGGYGRYHPYG, from the exons ATGGGGAAGGCGGAGGCGAGGTCAagggggcgcggcggcggcggtggtggcggcggcggcagcagcggcggcagcagcggcaatCCGGG GAAAATCTTCGTCGGAGGGCTCCCGCGGGACACCACTGATG CTACATTTGTCAGGCATTTTGGACAATATGGAGAAATAGTTGATTCAGTGATAATGAAGGATAGGTACACATCTCAGCCAAGGGGTTTTGGCTTCATTACATACTCTAACCCTGCTGTTGTTGATAAAGTGATAGAGGACAAGCATGTTATCAATGGAAAGCAA GTTGAGATTAAGAGAACCATACCAAAAGGTTCTCTGCAGTCTAGCTCCAAGGATTTCAAGACTAAAAAGATATTTGTTGGTGGGCTTCCCTCAACACTAACAGAAG ACGATTTCAAGAGTTTCTTTGCAAGATATGGGACTGTGGTAGACCACCAGATTATGTTTGATCATGAGACCAAACGTTCTCGAGGCTTTGGATTTATAGTTTTTGCTTCTGAGCAAGTTGTAGATGATTTGTTAGCAAATGGAAATATGATTGACCTTGCTGGTTCAAAG GTGGAGATCAAGAAAGCAGAACCAAAGAAATCCTccaatccaccaccaccaccaccagtgcaTGGTAGAAATGCTAG GGGTGGTGGATTTGGTCCTTATAGGAGCGACACAGGTTTCGGTGCTAGGCTCGGCAACTATGGTGGGATAGGTGATTTTGGTGGTGCATATGGTCGTTACTATGCAGGATTAGGGGGCTACGGAGCCGCGTCTTCGTTTGGTTATCCCGGTCGCTTTGGGTTATATGGAGGAGGTTTTGGTGGAGCTTATGCTGGTGGTGACTTAAGTGCCTATAGACGCGGTGGTGCTGATGAGAGCTTCAGTGCCCCTGGTAATTCTGGGTTTGGTGGTGATGCTGATGAGAGCTTTGGTGGCCCTGGTAGTTCTGGCTTTAGTGGCACCGCCTACGGTGGGGCATATGAATATGATCCTACGCTAGGTGGTTATGGATCTGCTAGCACACCTGACACGAAAAGGGGAAGCTTCACTGGTGGATATGGACGATATCACCCGTATGGATGA
- the LOC136476833 gene encoding F-box/LRR-repeat protein 25-like isoform X2: MQLRSGRLLPPPLAPPQGGTRSPACCPEDRLSGLPDDLLILVLVRLQCAREAARKSVLSRRWAGLWKQLPELTFKGVDNDSVKAALACVTRPTLELLDIRLNGMVAPGDVSSLLGGAAPLAPDKLIVTLEESIDPFEADELHCLSRTTSLQLTAQDLYIAPPLFGEFTSLKSLFLHSCRIDLGAMLPVCPCLSILKISDYWGSDAITIHSSSLEELSMDITSCDAYDDGCIDIVCPVLKKVEVEAGRANMLRVSFLAPVVEELCWSLKYDSLHLYSDFFMVTGEWCLGGIGVWFGGKQLPHINILRLDIHCTCLIDVEGDGERQSTTEAIARLPVTNFSVLELYILANAHVIGSLVSCLLQILPAIQKLKLVMVCQSEIWRWWRL; encoded by the exons ATGCAGCTGCGGTCGGGCCGCCTCCTACCCCCGCCGTTAGCACCTCCTCAAGGAGGCACGCGCAGTCCTGCGTGCTGTCCTGAGGACCGGCTCAGCGGACTACCAGACGACCTGCTCATCTTGGTGCTCGTGAGGCTTCAATGTGCCCGTGAAGCAGCACGCAAGAGCGTGCTCTCCCGCCGCTGGGCCGGTCTCTGGAAGCAGCTCCCGGAGCTCACCTTCAAAGGTGTCGACAACGACTCTGTCAAGGCTGCTCTCGCCTGTGTCACACGCCCCACGCTTGAGCTCCTCGACATCCGTTTGAATGGCATGGTGGCTCCTGGGGATGTCTCTTCTCTTCTCGGTGGTGCCGCACCGCTGGCACCCGACAAGCTCATCGTTACCTTGGAGGAGTCCATAGACCCCTTTGAGGCCGACGAGCTGCACTGCTTATCCCGTACCACCTCACTGCAGCTTACCGCTCAGGATCTCTACATCGCACCGCCACTGTTTGGCGAGTTCACGTCGCTCAAGAGTCTCTTCCTACACTCATGCCGCATTGACCTTGGTGCCATGCTCCCTGTCTGCCCATGCCTAAGCATTCTCAAGATCAGCGACTACTGGGGGAGCGACGCCATCACCATTCACTCTTCTTCGCTTGAGGAGCTCAGCATGGACATCACTAGTTGTGACGCCTATGATGACGGTTGTATCGACATTGTGTGCCCAGTGCTTAAGAAGGTCGAAGTGGAGGCTGGCCGTGCCAACATGCTCAGAGTGTCGTTCTTGGCACCAGTAGTGGAGGAACTTTGCTGGTCGCTCAAGTACGATTCCCTCCACCTCTACTCTGATTTTTTCATGGTTACTGGTGAGTGGTGCCTTGGTGGCATTGGAGTGTGGTTTGGAGGGAAGCAGCTACCTCACATCAACATCCTACGCCTTGATATCCATTGCACCTGT CTGATAGATGTGGAAGGAGACGGTGAAAGACAAAGCACAACAGAAGCTATAGCTCGACTTCCAGTGACCAACTTCTCTGTTTTGGAGCTGTATATCTTGGCCAATGCACATGTTATTGGATCACTGGTGTCATGTCTTCTTCAGATTTTACCAGCTATACAAAAGCTTAAGCTGGTCATGGTTTGTCAAAGTGAG